A stretch of Dyella sp. BiH032 DNA encodes these proteins:
- a CDS encoding glycosyltransferase family 39 protein has protein sequence MSSGKERTFTVRWPWLALALLAAMRLAWLSAYPLNSDEAQHAHVAWAWTQGLRLYRDVFDNHGPLFSGLHALVLRAIGERADALVWLRLSMQAWYALALYAVWRMGRRLYTPNIAFYAMLIVALVPRFFLVSGQFRTDDMWMALWLAALGMVAGAPPRAWRWFVAGVLAGGALSVSQKTLVLLCLAVLAGVVVSLARPAGRRNPPFRSIACGLAGLLLVPALFTAWLAWRGDLGPAWYALVGYNVGGARKAYALPKFALFLLLSGLCVRLAYGHVRRLAREVFDWPVFLALQAGLFLLLVWFVWPLITAQDFLPAIPPLVLVLCGAIARLPWLRESALRRRILAKAVIGMECVALVMTAPPWLDRLAEQRDELAAVLRYTDAGDTVMDAKGDAIFRPRPYFPVIESMAMLRLRSGHMPDTIAEALVQHRTMLVLRRRLPPASDTFVENHYLPLAGDVWMAGMYLRPERGTRAVDLALPGDYVLTDGKQRLRASIDGGAVSDSWNLGVGRHRIDVSNDHALLLVWRQAWERGWRPAVLPPPAAGDVGAGACE, from the coding sequence ATGAGCTCGGGCAAGGAAAGAACCTTCACGGTCAGGTGGCCATGGCTGGCGCTGGCGCTTCTCGCCGCCATGCGCCTGGCATGGCTGAGCGCTTATCCGCTGAACTCCGACGAGGCGCAGCACGCGCACGTGGCGTGGGCGTGGACGCAGGGCCTGCGGCTCTATCGCGATGTCTTCGACAATCACGGCCCGCTCTTCAGCGGGCTGCACGCGCTGGTGCTGCGCGCGATCGGCGAACGCGCCGACGCGCTCGTCTGGCTGCGGCTGTCGATGCAGGCCTGGTATGCGCTTGCGCTGTACGCCGTGTGGCGGATGGGGCGCCGGCTCTATACGCCCAACATCGCGTTCTACGCCATGCTGATCGTGGCGCTGGTGCCACGCTTCTTCCTGGTGAGCGGCCAGTTCCGCACGGACGACATGTGGATGGCGCTGTGGCTGGCGGCCCTGGGCATGGTGGCCGGCGCGCCGCCGCGGGCCTGGCGCTGGTTCGTCGCCGGCGTGCTCGCGGGGGGCGCCCTGTCGGTGTCGCAGAAGACGCTGGTGCTGCTGTGCCTGGCCGTGCTCGCGGGCGTGGTGGTTTCCCTGGCGCGTCCGGCGGGCAGACGCAACCCGCCGTTCCGTTCCATCGCATGCGGCCTGGCGGGGTTGTTGCTGGTGCCGGCCTTGTTCACTGCGTGGCTTGCCTGGCGCGGGGATCTTGGGCCGGCCTGGTATGCGCTGGTCGGCTACAACGTCGGCGGTGCGCGCAAGGCTTATGCCTTGCCCAAGTTCGCACTCTTCCTGCTGCTTTCCGGCCTTTGCGTGCGCCTGGCGTACGGCCATGTCCGCCGCCTGGCGCGCGAGGTCTTCGACTGGCCCGTGTTTCTCGCCCTGCAAGCGGGCCTGTTCCTCCTGCTGGTCTGGTTCGTCTGGCCGCTGATCACGGCGCAGGATTTCCTGCCGGCGATTCCCCCGCTGGTGCTGGTGCTCTGCGGCGCCATCGCACGGCTGCCGTGGCTGCGGGAAAGCGCGTTGCGCCGCCGGATCCTGGCGAAGGCTGTCATCGGCATGGAATGCGTGGCGCTGGTCATGACGGCGCCGCCGTGGCTCGACCGCCTCGCCGAGCAGCGTGACGAGCTGGCTGCGGTTCTTCGCTATACCGACGCGGGGGACACGGTGATGGACGCGAAGGGCGACGCCATCTTCCGCCCCCGGCCGTACTTCCCCGTGATCGAAAGCATGGCGATGCTCCGCCTGCGCAGCGGGCACATGCCCGATACCATTGCCGAGGCGCTGGTGCAGCATCGCACCATGCTGGTGCTTCGCCGCCGCCTGCCGCCTGCCAGCGATACGTTCGTGGAGAACCATTACCTGCCGCTGGCCGGCGATGTCTGGATGGCCGGCATGTACCTGCGCCCGGAGCGCGGAACACGCGCCGTCGACCTCGCCTTGCCGGGCGACTATGTATTGACGGACGGCAAGCAGCGTCTGCGGGCTTCGATCGACGGCGGTGCCGTCAGTGACTCATGGAATCTCGGCGTGGGAAGACATCGGATTGACGTAAGCAACGATCACGCGCTGCTCCTGGTCTGGCGACAGGCCTGGGAGCGCGGCTGGCGACCGGCCGTGCTTCCGCCCCCGGCCGCTGGCGACGTCGGGGCAGGCGCATGCGAGTGA
- a CDS encoding PIG-L family deacetylase, which yields MRVTIDARTRLLVIAPHPDDETIAAGELIQHVRSAGGTVDILLLTPGDNNPWPQRWLERRLWVGPADRRRWGLRRRQEVGRALARLGLPEEALHPLELPDLGVTTQLREDLPGLVRAWSAQLARCRPTVVALPSLADGHPDHSAAHVLARLAVAEGAGETPLLLSYLVHGRPEARGEPVALASTATMHDTKLAALEEHRSQMALSGGRMRRLADRPEGFRTVEAADGSGVLPWQPSAAMRPWLKLTVADGAGARTWPWSRAPLAREPSGSWRLTERPRTAGPRFAKLHVDLPSLWIFDHWGWCEL from the coding sequence ATGCGAGTGACGATCGATGCGCGGACCCGTCTTCTGGTCATCGCGCCGCACCCCGACGACGAAACGATCGCCGCCGGCGAGCTGATCCAGCATGTGCGCTCGGCGGGCGGCACCGTCGACATTCTTTTGCTCACCCCAGGCGACAACAATCCCTGGCCACAGCGCTGGCTGGAGCGACGGCTCTGGGTTGGCCCCGCGGACCGGCGCCGCTGGGGGCTGCGCCGCAGGCAAGAGGTCGGGCGGGCGCTGGCACGGCTGGGCCTGCCGGAGGAGGCGCTCCATCCGCTCGAGCTGCCGGACCTAGGCGTGACCACGCAGCTGCGCGAAGACTTGCCGGGCCTGGTCCGCGCATGGAGCGCGCAGCTGGCCCGTTGCCGGCCGACGGTGGTTGCCCTGCCATCGCTCGCCGATGGGCATCCCGACCACAGCGCCGCCCACGTCCTGGCGCGGTTGGCGGTGGCCGAGGGAGCAGGGGAGACGCCGCTGCTGCTCAGCTACCTGGTGCATGGACGCCCGGAGGCTCGTGGCGAGCCTGTCGCGCTTGCCTCTACCGCTACCATGCACGACACCAAGCTGGCCGCGCTGGAGGAGCACCGCAGCCAGATGGCTCTCAGCGGCGGGCGCATGCGCCGGCTGGCGGATCGTCCCGAAGGTTTCCGCACGGTGGAGGCGGCGGACGGCTCCGGGGTGCTGCCATGGCAGCCGTCCGCGGCGATGCGCCCATGGCTCAAGCTGACCGTGGCCGATGGGGCAGGGGCGCGGACCTGGCCGTGGTCACGGGCGCCGCTGGCGCGCGAGCCGTCCGGAAGCTGGCGGCTCACGGAGCGCCCGCGTACGGCGGGACCCCGGTTCGCCAAGCTGCATGTCGATCTGCCGTCCTTGTGGATCTTCGATCACTGGGGATGGTGCGAGCTGTAG
- a CDS encoding PilZ domain-containing protein, producing the protein MNPAIAARQGIISLKIKDTAALYNAYMPFLKHGGLFAPTAQSYSLGDEVVLLVNLADEGERLSVAGKVVWVTPMGAQGNRTAGIGVQFNDSSDGEVARSRIEAILAGMSGSERPTHTM; encoded by the coding sequence ATGAATCCGGCCATCGCGGCCCGACAGGGCATCATTTCGCTGAAGATCAAGGACACGGCCGCGCTCTACAACGCGTATATGCCGTTCCTCAAGCATGGCGGCCTGTTCGCCCCGACGGCCCAGAGCTATTCCCTCGGCGACGAAGTCGTGCTGCTGGTGAACCTGGCGGACGAGGGCGAGCGCCTTTCCGTGGCGGGTAAGGTGGTATGGGTGACGCCGATGGGAGCCCAGGGCAATCGCACCGCCGGCATCGGAGTGCAATTCAACGATTCCTCCGACGGCGAAGTGGCCCGCTCCCGCATCGAGGCCATCCTCGCGGGCATGAGCGGTTCGGAGCGGCCGACCCACACCATGTGA
- a CDS encoding NADH-quinone oxidoreductase subunit A encodes MLAEYWPILLFIGVATGLGLVLLAIGLLAGPRRPESEKLSPYECGFEAFEDARMRFDVRYYLLAILFIIFDLEIAFLFPWAVVFDKIGIVALVEMALFLLLLVIGFAYVWKKGALEWE; translated from the coding sequence GTGCTTGCCGAATACTGGCCCATCCTGCTGTTCATCGGCGTCGCGACGGGCTTAGGGCTCGTCCTGCTGGCCATCGGCCTCCTGGCTGGTCCGCGCCGTCCCGAATCCGAAAAGCTCTCGCCGTACGAATGCGGCTTCGAGGCTTTCGAGGACGCCCGCATGCGCTTCGACGTGCGCTATTACCTGCTGGCGATTCTCTTCATCATCTTCGACCTGGAAATCGCCTTCCTTTTCCCGTGGGCGGTGGTCTTCGACAAGATCGGCATCGTCGCCCTCGTGGAGATGGCGCTGTTCCTGCTGCTCCTGGTCATCGGTTTCGCTTACGTGTGGAAGAAGGGAGCACTGGAATGGGAGTGA
- a CDS encoding NADH-quinone oxidoreductase subunit B, with translation MGVISSLDRVMHNPQPLNLVDDILRPAGDNPVIQRGFATTSVDALMNWARTGSMWPMTFGLACCAVEMMHAGAARLDLDRYGVIFRPSPRQSDVMIVAGTLVNKMAPALRKVYDQMPDPKWVISMGSCANGGGYYHYSYSVVRGCDRIVPVDIYVPGCPPTAEALIHGILQLQKKIRRTSTIARS, from the coding sequence ATGGGAGTGATCTCCTCGCTCGACCGGGTGATGCACAACCCGCAGCCGCTGAACCTGGTGGATGACATTCTCCGCCCGGCGGGGGACAACCCCGTCATCCAGCGCGGCTTCGCCACCACTTCCGTCGACGCGCTGATGAACTGGGCGCGCACGGGCTCGATGTGGCCGATGACGTTCGGTCTCGCCTGCTGCGCGGTCGAGATGATGCATGCCGGCGCCGCGCGCCTGGACCTGGACCGCTACGGCGTGATCTTCCGTCCCAGCCCGCGCCAGTCCGACGTGATGATCGTGGCCGGCACCCTGGTCAACAAGATGGCTCCGGCGCTGCGCAAGGTCTACGACCAGATGCCTGATCCCAAGTGGGTGATCTCCATGGGTAGCTGCGCCAACGGCGGCGGCTATTACCACTACTCGTACTCGGTGGTGCGCGGCTGCGACCGCATCGTGCCGGTGGACATCTACGTGCCGGGCTGCCCGCCGACGGCCGAGGCCCTGATCCACGGCATCCTGCAGTTGCAGAAGAAGATCCGCCGCACCAGCACCATCGCGCGGTCCTGA
- a CDS encoding NADH-quinone oxidoreductase subunit C, which yields MSETQTNSLAERLSARFGDTLKITVVRTEVTAEVAAADLIAVATALRDESAFRFGELVDLCGIDYLGYGQTEWDTDTVSGTGFSRGVEGEAMGRFKWADRPREVNQPRRFAAVIHLLSIENNQRLRLRVFCEDDTLPVVPSVTGVWAGSNWFEREAFDLYGIIFEGHPDLRRILTDYGFVGHPFRKDFPLIGNVEVRYDPEQKRVVYEPVSIEPRVLVPRVIRDDADLLQAKAEAADNWREN from the coding sequence ATGAGCGAAACGCAAACGAACTCGCTGGCCGAGCGCCTGTCCGCGCGATTCGGCGACACGTTGAAGATCACGGTCGTCCGCACCGAAGTCACCGCCGAGGTGGCCGCGGCCGACCTGATCGCGGTAGCCACCGCGCTGCGCGACGAATCGGCCTTCCGCTTCGGCGAACTGGTCGACCTGTGCGGCATCGACTACCTGGGCTACGGCCAGACCGAGTGGGATACCGACACGGTGTCCGGCACCGGTTTCTCCCGTGGCGTGGAAGGCGAGGCCATGGGCCGCTTCAAGTGGGCCGACCGCCCGCGCGAAGTGAACCAGCCGCGCCGTTTCGCTGCCGTCATCCATCTGCTGTCGATCGAGAACAACCAGCGCCTGCGCCTGCGCGTGTTCTGCGAAGACGACACCCTGCCGGTGGTGCCCTCGGTGACCGGTGTGTGGGCTGGTTCGAACTGGTTCGAACGCGAGGCGTTCGACCTGTACGGCATCATCTTCGAAGGCCATCCGGACCTGCGCCGCATCCTCACCGACTACGGTTTCGTCGGCCATCCGTTCCGCAAGGACTTCCCGCTGATCGGCAACGTCGAGGTCCGTTACGACCCCGAGCAGAAGCGCGTGGTGTACGAACCCGTATCGATCGAGCCGCGCGTGCTGGTGCCGCGCGTGATCCGTGACGACGCCGACCTGTTGCAGGCCAAGGCCGAAGCCGCCGACAACTGGCGGGAGAACTGA
- a CDS encoding NADH-quinone oxidoreductase subunit D codes for MQEIRNYTMNFGPQHPAAHGVLRLVLEMDGETIVRADPHVGLLHRGTEKLAESKPFNQSIGYMDRLDYVSMMCNEHAYVRAIETLLGIEAPERAQYIRTMFDEITRILNHLMWIGSNALDLGAMAVFLYAFREREELMDVYEAVSGARMHATYYRPGGVYRDLPGKMSQYRESPWHKGKDLKRLNSWREGSMLDFLDAFTADFPSKVDEYEELLTNNRIWKQRTVGIGVISPELAQQWGMTGAMIRGSGVAWDLRKKQPYAKYAEMDFDIPVGVNGDCYDRYLVRVEEMRQSNRIIKQCVEWLRANPGPVMVENFKVAPPKREAMKEDMEALIHHFKLFTEGYGVPAGETYCAVEAPKGEFGCYLVSDGANKPFRVHLRAPGFAHLSSIDPIVSGHMLADVVAMIGTYDLVFGEVDR; via the coding sequence ATGCAGGAAATCCGCAACTACACGATGAACTTCGGCCCGCAGCATCCGGCCGCGCACGGTGTGCTGCGCCTGGTGCTGGAGATGGATGGCGAGACGATCGTCCGCGCCGACCCGCACGTAGGTCTGCTTCACCGCGGCACCGAAAAGCTGGCCGAATCCAAGCCGTTCAACCAGTCGATCGGCTACATGGATCGCCTGGACTACGTGTCCATGATGTGCAACGAGCACGCCTACGTGCGCGCCATCGAGACCCTGCTGGGCATCGAGGCACCGGAGCGTGCGCAGTACATCCGCACCATGTTCGACGAGATCACCCGCATCCTGAACCACCTGATGTGGATCGGTTCGAACGCGCTCGACCTGGGTGCGATGGCGGTGTTCCTGTACGCCTTCCGCGAGCGCGAAGAGCTCATGGACGTCTACGAGGCGGTTTCGGGCGCGCGCATGCACGCCACGTATTACCGTCCGGGCGGCGTCTACCGTGACCTGCCGGGAAAGATGTCGCAGTACCGCGAGTCGCCCTGGCACAAGGGCAAGGACCTCAAGCGCCTGAACTCGTGGCGCGAAGGTTCCATGCTCGACTTCCTCGACGCCTTTACCGCCGACTTCCCGTCGAAGGTGGACGAGTACGAGGAACTGCTCACCAATAACCGCATCTGGAAGCAGCGCACCGTCGGCATCGGCGTGATTTCGCCGGAACTGGCCCAGCAGTGGGGCATGACCGGCGCGATGATCCGCGGCTCGGGCGTGGCCTGGGACCTGCGCAAGAAGCAGCCCTACGCCAAGTACGCGGAGATGGATTTCGACATCCCGGTCGGCGTCAATGGCGACTGCTACGACCGTTACCTGGTGCGCGTGGAAGAGATGCGCCAGTCCAACCGCATCATCAAGCAGTGCGTGGAATGGCTGCGCGCCAACCCGGGCCCGGTGATGGTGGAAAACTTCAAGGTCGCGCCGCCCAAGCGCGAGGCCATGAAGGAGGACATGGAAGCGCTCATCCACCACTTCAAACTGTTCACCGAGGGCTACGGCGTGCCGGCCGGCGAGACCTATTGCGCGGTCGAGGCGCCCAAGGGCGAGTTTGGCTGCTACCTCGTCTCCGACGGCGCCAACAAGCCGTTCCGCGTGCACTTGCGCGCGCCGGGCTTTGCCCATCTGTCGTCGATCGATCCCATCGTGAGCGGCCACATGCTGGCCGACGTGGTGGCGATGATCGGCACCTATGACCTCGTGTTCGGCGAAGTCGATCGCTGA
- the nuoE gene encoding NADH-quinone oxidoreductase subunit NuoE, whose product MKATGNYEQVKNVDPLVELNDHTRHHIDEWVAKFPPDRKRSALIQALFAAQEQNQGFLTDELITAVAKYLELPAVWAYEVASFYSMLETKPVGRNNVAICTNISCWLNGAEELVKHCEKKLGVKLGESTPDGRVYLKREEECIAACACAPAMTVNGHYHERLTIEKIDEILDGLK is encoded by the coding sequence ATGAAAGCCACCGGAAATTACGAGCAGGTCAAGAACGTCGACCCGCTCGTCGAGCTCAATGACCACACCCGCCATCACATCGACGAGTGGGTCGCGAAATTCCCGCCGGACCGCAAGCGTTCCGCGCTGATCCAGGCGCTGTTCGCCGCCCAGGAGCAGAACCAGGGCTTCCTTACCGACGAGCTGATCACCGCCGTCGCCAAGTACCTCGAACTGCCCGCCGTGTGGGCATACGAGGTGGCCAGCTTCTATTCGATGCTGGAGACCAAGCCGGTCGGCCGCAACAACGTCGCCATCTGCACCAACATTTCCTGCTGGCTCAATGGTGCCGAGGAGCTGGTGAAGCACTGCGAGAAGAAGCTGGGCGTCAAGCTGGGCGAGAGCACGCCGGACGGCCGCGTCTATCTCAAGCGCGAAGAAGAGTGCATCGCCGCCTGCGCCTGCGCGCCGGCGATGACGGTCAATGGGCATTACCACGAGCGTCTCACGATCGAGAAGATCGATGAGATCCTCGACGGTCTCAAGTAA
- the nuoF gene encoding NADH-quinone oxidoreductase subunit NuoF, translating into MAYGPAPKEHQVVYTTLHFDKPWAMDSYTQVGGYEAWKKILAEKPDPNALIEEIKKSNLRGRGGAGFPTGLKWSFMPKGNMQKYILCNSDESEPGTCKDRDILRFNPHAVIEGMAIACYCTGSTAAYNYLRGEFHHEPYEHFEEALKEAYAAGLLGKNIQGTGIDVDIYGALGAGAYICGEETALMESLEGKKGQPRFKPPFPANFGLYGKPSTINNTETYASVPAILRKGADWFLAQSKTKNGGPKIFSVSGCVQKGGNFEVPLGTTFDELLEMAGGLRPGRKLKGAIPGGVSMPVLRAEQLKGLPFDYDTLRDLKTGLGSGAIVVLDDTVCTVRFTRRISQFFHKESCGQCTPCREGTGWMHRVLTRIVDGQGTMEDLHRLKAIAGQIEGHTICAFGEAAAWPVQGFLRQFWDEFEYYIVNGRSIVDDQMGVAA; encoded by the coding sequence ATGGCATACGGTCCGGCACCCAAGGAACACCAGGTCGTCTACACCACGCTGCATTTCGACAAGCCGTGGGCGATGGACAGTTACACCCAGGTCGGTGGCTACGAGGCGTGGAAGAAGATCCTCGCCGAGAAGCCCGACCCGAACGCGCTGATCGAAGAGATCAAGAAGAGCAATCTGCGCGGCCGCGGCGGCGCAGGCTTCCCAACCGGCCTGAAGTGGTCCTTCATGCCCAAGGGCAACATGCAGAAGTACATCCTCTGCAACTCCGACGAGTCGGAGCCGGGTACCTGCAAGGACCGCGACATCCTGCGCTTCAACCCGCATGCGGTGATCGAGGGCATGGCGATCGCCTGCTACTGCACCGGTTCCACCGCGGCGTACAACTACCTGCGCGGCGAGTTCCACCACGAGCCTTACGAGCATTTCGAAGAGGCGCTGAAGGAAGCCTACGCCGCCGGCCTGTTGGGCAAGAATATCCAGGGCACCGGCATTGACGTGGACATCTACGGCGCGCTCGGCGCCGGCGCCTACATCTGCGGCGAAGAAACCGCGCTGATGGAATCGCTGGAAGGCAAGAAGGGCCAGCCGCGCTTCAAGCCGCCGTTCCCCGCCAATTTCGGCCTGTACGGCAAGCCCTCGACCATCAACAACACCGAAACCTACGCCTCGGTACCGGCGATCCTGCGCAAGGGCGCGGACTGGTTCCTGGCGCAGAGCAAGACCAAGAACGGCGGCCCGAAGATCTTCTCGGTCTCCGGCTGCGTGCAGAAGGGCGGCAACTTCGAAGTGCCGCTGGGCACCACCTTCGACGAATTGCTGGAAATGGCCGGCGGCCTGCGTCCGGGCCGCAAGCTCAAGGGCGCGATCCCGGGCGGCGTATCCATGCCGGTGCTGCGAGCCGAGCAGCTGAAGGGTTTGCCGTTCGACTACGACACCTTGCGCGACCTCAAGACAGGCCTGGGCTCCGGCGCCATCGTGGTGCTGGACGACACCGTGTGCACCGTGCGCTTCACCCGCCGCATCTCGCAGTTCTTCCACAAGGAATCCTGCGGCCAGTGCACGCCGTGCCGCGAAGGCACCGGCTGGATGCACCGCGTGCTGACCCGCATCGTGGACGGGCAGGGCACGATGGAAGACCTGCATCGCCTGAAGGCCATCGCCGGCCAGATCGAAGGCCACACCATCTGCGCCTTCGGCGAAGCCGCGGCGTGGCCGGTGCAGGGCTTCCTGCGCCAGTTCTGGGATGAGTTCGAGTACTACATCGTCAATGGTCGGTCGATTGTCGACGACCAGATGGGAGTCGCTGCATGA
- the nuoG gene encoding NADH-quinone oxidoreductase subunit NuoG has protein sequence MSAQPVNNTPPDLLNVEIDGKPTQIRKGAMIIEAADAIGVAIPRFCYHRKLPIAANCRMCLVEVEMGGKPMPKPQPACATPVAEGMKVTTRSAGALKFQRDVMEFLLINHPLDCPICDQGGECELQDVALGYGRSVSRYTERKRTIADENLGPLVATEMTRCIQCTRCVRFTSEIAGTYELGGMSRGDNLQIGTYIGKALETELSGNVIDVCPVGALTNKPFQFKARAWELVAKPSVAYHDALGSNLWLHTRRGEVLRTVPRDNESINECWLSDRDRYSHQGMYAADRITAPQVKRNGQWQSTTWEDALSVAGEALAKASGDLGFLVSPATTNEEGDLLVRLAHGLGSAHIDHRLRQTDFADQAHAQAFGLPVAEVDKVKAALLVGSDLRYEMPLLNHRVHQAVKKGAKVYAVNPARFNFNYPLAGEEIVAPQAMVDALLALAKAAVQGGATAPAALASAIDAVQADEGDRGAIEALKAGKAVVILGEAAATHSQASWLRALARFIAQATGAGYNELPVGANALGLSSVGVLPGQGGLDAQAMLAQPRKAYVLYGVELPHDVADGGAAMQALTGAESVVAFSAYATPTLRDLADVILPIALLPEIDGTLVNVDGLAQSVVQGARAPGDARPGWKVLRALGGGLKLAGFEFDDLAGLRDGIVDRAPVVRDGLAPRASADGLTRLATWPMYRSDAVLRRASALGAHPLNREPAVRLSPAEAQRQGLADGASVHVGKVTLPVAIDESVPDGTAWIEAAHELTATLPPYGAAITLSKA, from the coding sequence ATGAGTGCGCAGCCAGTGAACAATACGCCGCCCGACCTGCTGAACGTCGAGATCGACGGCAAGCCCACGCAGATCCGCAAGGGCGCCATGATCATCGAGGCGGCGGACGCCATTGGCGTTGCCATCCCGCGCTTCTGCTACCACCGCAAGCTTCCCATTGCCGCCAACTGCCGCATGTGCCTGGTGGAAGTGGAGATGGGTGGCAAGCCGATGCCCAAGCCGCAGCCGGCCTGTGCCACGCCGGTGGCCGAGGGCATGAAGGTCACCACCCGTTCCGCCGGCGCGCTGAAGTTCCAGCGCGACGTGATGGAGTTCCTGCTGATCAACCATCCGCTGGACTGCCCGATCTGCGACCAGGGTGGCGAGTGCGAGCTGCAGGACGTGGCCCTGGGCTATGGCCGCAGCGTGTCGCGCTACACCGAGCGCAAGCGCACCATCGCGGACGAGAACCTCGGCCCGCTGGTTGCCACCGAGATGACCCGCTGCATCCAGTGCACGCGCTGCGTGCGCTTCACCAGCGAGATCGCCGGCACGTACGAGCTCGGTGGGATGAGCCGTGGCGACAACCTGCAGATCGGCACGTACATCGGCAAGGCGCTCGAGACCGAGCTGTCGGGCAATGTGATCGACGTGTGCCCGGTCGGTGCGCTCACCAACAAGCCGTTCCAGTTCAAGGCGCGCGCCTGGGAGCTGGTCGCCAAGCCGTCCGTGGCCTACCACGACGCGCTCGGTTCCAATCTGTGGCTGCACACCCGCCGCGGCGAAGTGCTGCGCACCGTGCCGCGCGACAACGAGTCGATCAACGAGTGCTGGCTGTCCGACCGCGACCGCTACAGCCACCAGGGCATGTATGCGGCCGACCGCATCACCGCGCCGCAGGTCAAGCGCAACGGCCAGTGGCAGTCGACCACCTGGGAAGATGCGCTGAGCGTCGCCGGCGAAGCGCTGGCCAAGGCGAGCGGCGATCTCGGCTTCCTGGTTTCGCCCGCCACTACCAATGAGGAAGGCGACCTGCTGGTACGCCTGGCCCATGGCCTGGGCAGCGCGCATATCGACCACCGCCTGCGCCAGACCGACTTCGCCGACCAGGCCCACGCCCAGGCGTTCGGCCTGCCGGTGGCCGAGGTCGACAAGGTCAAGGCCGCGCTGCTGGTCGGTTCGGACCTGCGCTACGAAATGCCGCTCCTCAACCACCGCGTGCACCAGGCGGTGAAGAAAGGCGCCAAGGTCTACGCCGTGAACCCGGCGCGCTTCAACTTCAACTACCCGCTCGCCGGCGAAGAAATCGTCGCGCCGCAGGCCATGGTCGACGCGCTGCTGGCGCTGGCGAAGGCGGCGGTGCAGGGCGGCGCCACCGCACCGGCCGCGCTCGCTTCCGCCATCGACGCCGTGCAGGCCGACGAGGGCGATCGCGGTGCGATCGAAGCGCTCAAGGCCGGCAAGGCCGTAGTGATCCTCGGCGAAGCCGCGGCGACGCATTCGCAGGCCTCATGGCTGCGTGCGCTCGCGCGCTTCATCGCCCAGGCCACCGGCGCCGGCTACAACGAACTGCCGGTCGGCGCCAACGCGCTGGGTCTGAGCAGCGTTGGCGTGCTGCCGGGCCAGGGCGGCCTTGACGCGCAGGCAATGCTGGCGCAGCCGCGCAAGGCCTACGTGCTGTACGGCGTGGAACTGCCGCACGACGTCGCTGATGGCGGCGCCGCGATGCAGGCGCTGACCGGCGCCGAAAGCGTGGTCGCGTTCTCCGCTTACGCCACGCCGACGCTGCGCGATCTGGCCGATGTGATTCTGCCGATCGCGCTGCTGCCGGAAATCGACGGCACCCTGGTCAACGTCGATGGCCTCGCGCAGAGCGTGGTGCAGGGCGCCCGCGCTCCCGGCGACGCCCGTCCGGGCTGGAAGGTGCTGCGTGCGCTCGGCGGCGGCCTGAAGCTGGCCGGCTTCGAGTTCGACGATCTGGCCGGCCTGCGCGACGGCATCGTCGACCGCGCTCCCGTCGTGCGCGATGGTCTGGCGCCGCGCGCCTCGGCCGATGGCCTGACCCGTCTGGCCACCTGGCCGATGTACCGCTCCGATGCCGTGCTGCGTCGCGCGAGCGCGCTCGGCGCCCATCCGCTGAACCGCGAGCCGGCGGTGCGCCTGAGCCCGGCTGAAGCGCAGCGCCAGGGTCTGGCCGACGGCGCTTCGGTGCACGTCGGCAAGGTCACGCTGCCGGTGGCGATCGACGAGTCGGTGCCGGACGGCACCGCCTGGATCGAAGCCGCGCACGAACTCACCGCCACGCTGCCGCCTTACGGCGCGGCCATCACCTTGAGCAAGGCGTAA